The following proteins come from a genomic window of Pseudomonas sp. MAG733B:
- a CDS encoding YggL family protein, whose product MATNRSQRLRKKLCVDEFQELGFELNLDFKEDLADEAIDAFLDAFLKEAMEANGLGYVGGDDFGLVCLQKRGSVSEEQRAAVEAWLKGRSELTEATVSPLIDVWYPEKPINPVA is encoded by the coding sequence ATGGCGACTAACCGTTCCCAGCGTCTGCGCAAAAAACTGTGCGTCGATGAATTTCAAGAGCTGGGTTTCGAGCTGAACCTGGATTTCAAAGAAGATTTGGCTGATGAAGCCATTGATGCTTTCCTCGATGCGTTCCTCAAAGAAGCCATGGAAGCCAATGGTCTCGGTTATGTTGGCGGTGACGACTTCGGTCTGGTATGCCTGCAGAAGCGTGGCTCGGTTTCCGAAGAGCAGCGTGCAGCTGTAGAAGCTTGGCTCAAAGGCCGCAGCGAGCTGACCGAAGCCACTGTCAGCCCATTGATCGACGTCTGGTACCCGGAAAAGCCGATCAATCCGGTAGCTTGA